Proteins co-encoded in one Girardinichthys multiradiatus isolate DD_20200921_A chromosome 11, DD_fGirMul_XY1, whole genome shotgun sequence genomic window:
- the epd gene encoding ependymin, whose translation MFATVALLAIMCLTITTHADHHQPCHTHNMTGLMSVMTLKGEMKAVGLFTYDSVGRKLRFQSNESQPSNTSLGLDLLMFFEEGIFYEIDSTNQSCEKKKLQMSLHPFDIPDDAKLDSTVTTGSSSIEGEGLKVNVWTGSLTHMKGFYSMSVTMGCLPVTTFYFTDTTSFLFRNMDVELKIKDPDLLVVPSLCHGKPLEDTPEGRVHSFLHEFM comes from the exons ATGTTTGCAACTGTTGCGCTTTTGGCCATCATGTGCCTGACTATCACCACCCATGCAGACCACCACCAGCCTTGTC ATACACACAACATGACTGGATTAATGAGTGTG ATGACCCTAAAGGGTGAAATGAAAGCAGTTGGCTTATTCACGTACGATTCAGTGGGCAGAAAACTACGGTTCCAATCCAACGAGAGCCAACCGTCAAACACATCACTTGGTTTGGATTTGCTTATGTTTTTTGAGGAG GGGATTTTCTACGAGATTGACAGCACAAACCAGAGCTGTGAGAAGAAAAAGCTTCAAATGTCCTTGCATCCTTTTGACATTCCCGACGACGCCAAGCTTGACTCTACAGTGACCACCGGGAGCTCCTCTATTGAAGGCGAGGGGCTGAAAGTCAATGTCTGGACCGGATCACTGACACATATGAAAG GTTTCTACTCCATGTCTGTAACCATGGGATGTTTGCCTGTGACCACTTTCTATTTCACTGATACCACATCATTCCTCTTCAG AAACATGGATGTTGAACTCAAAATCAAGGATCCTGATCTCCTTGTGGTGCCCTCCTTGTGTCATGGAAAGCCTCTGGAAGACACCCCTGAGGGGAGAGTACATAGCTTCCTCCATGAGTTCATGTAG